Below is a genomic region from Enterobacteriaceae bacterium Kacie_13.
TGACACCGCGCAAAGCCACCGCAAAACCGGTGGCCTGCACGACCTCGCCTTATTTCATCCCATTATCGATGGCCTGCTGCATCACCTGAGCGGACACGACGCCCGGAATGACCGTCGTGTTGTCAGCGGTCGCGTTCTCTGCCGGCATCACGATGATCCCCGGCGTCCCGGTTGCCAGCGCACTGTTACGCGCGATCAGGGCATCTGCCGTTGCGCGGTTCGAGACGTCTTCTTCTCCTGCGCCCGCTGCCGTGGCCACTTTTTCAATATCGTCTGACGTCAGTTTCCCTTCGTTATGGCCGGTGCCGTATATCCCGTTGTGGTAGGCCATATAGGCATCAGCCCCCTTCTGTTTCCAGATGGCCAGACCCCGGCGTGACGCCTGCGTAGACTCGGGGTAATGCCCGGCAAAAATCGTCCAGTCACGAAAAGCAAAGCGCACGCCTGGATTACTGGCCATGACCTGCTCCATTACCGGGGCCATCATGCTGCAGGCGATACATTCGTAATCAAAAAACTCCGTCACAATCACTTTCGAATTTTGCGGGCCTTTCACTGGCACGCCGTCAAGCTGCATCAGCAGCCGGTGTCCCTTCAGCACCGACTGTGCCATCAGCTGTGCCTTGATGGCTGCCTGCTGCGCCTGCAGCTTTTTGCTCACCTCGATGAGCACCTGCGGATGAGCCACCAGGTAATGGGCGGCAATCTCGCCGATGCGTGACTGCTGCGCCGGTGTGAACTCTTCCGGCTCTGCGGCGCCGGCGTGGAGTGAAACGAAAGTAAAACTCAGGGCGAGCGAAAGCGCCGCCGCGTTAAAACGGTTTGTCATGATGATGTCTCTCAAAGAAGGATCCCGGGGTCACCGGTGAATAAAAGATTGTGCCGCTGCCAGGGTATGTCGCGGTGTGGATTAACGTTCTTTCTGAATATGTCGGACGGCTTCGTGGGTAATTTCTTCACGCTCCGGTTCGCCGGCCA
It encodes:
- a CDS encoding thioredoxin domain-containing protein, with amino-acid sequence MTNRFNAAALSLALSFTFVSLHAGAAEPEEFTPAQQSRIGEIAAHYLVAHPQVLIEVSKKLQAQQAAIKAQLMAQSVLKGHRLLMQLDGVPVKGPQNSKVIVTEFFDYECIACSMMAPVMEQVMASNPGVRFAFRDWTIFAGHYPESTQASRRGLAIWKQKGADAYMAYHNGIYGTGHNEGKLTSDDIEKVATAAGAGEEDVSNRATADALIARNSALATGTPGIIVMPAENATADNTTVIPGVVSAQVMQQAIDNGMK